ACGTAGACGCCGTCCCCCACCGTCTCCAGCAGCGACTTGTATCGCTCCAGATCGCGCTCGCGGGCCTTTCGCTCGCTGACGTCCCGCGCGGTTCCCACGAGGCCCCAGACTTCGCCGTCCTCGTACAGGGGTGCGGCCGTGACCTCGTGGGGGACCGGTCCGTCCTCGGCCGTCTCGACGTCCAGGACCAGCGAGACCTCCTCGCCACACGCGACCCGACCGAGCGCGGTGGCCGCCCGCTCGCGGTCGTACTCCGGGATCAGCGTCAGCGGATCCATCTCGGCGAGTTCCTCGTCGGACTTGCCCACGATCTCGCCGAAGCGGGCGTTCCAGTCGACGAGCAGCCCCGACCGATCGAGCACGTACAGCGAGTCGGTCAGCGTGTCGAGGATGGCCTTCGAGGCGTGGTCCGGTTCGGGCCACTGCTCGCGCTTTTCCGGATCGACCCACCACTCCCCCGAGTGTCGCGCCGCTCGGCTCATCGCTGCTGCCTCCCGCATGCGAGCGTCGCCGCTACCGTCGACGACGATAGTTCGAACATACGGGCCACTAGACGATCAATTTGATAAGCGTATCGCCGAGGATCGGCCCCCGATTCTCGTGCTCCGGGTTCCCCGCGGACACGGCGGGATCGCCGGCCTTCAGGCCGAGGACATGGCGGCCGCGTCGGCGGCCTCGCCGACGCCGACGAGCGTCGCCCAGGTGTTGATCCCGGCCCGGAGCGCGACCAGATCGTCGGCTCCGACCGTCACCGTCACCGTCGATCCGTCGCGGTCGAGGGCGGCCTCGGTTCGGTCGCCAGCGATCGCGCCGACCTCGGGGCGGACGCTGGCCTCGACGATCCGGGCGCGAGATTCGTCCTCGAAAGAAAACTCGAGGACGGCGTCGTGGGCGCGGGCCACGCTAGTTGACGTCGACTTCCTTGACGTCGCGGCTCCGCTCTTTCAGCAGGACGCGGTGGCCGCAGTACGGACAGCGCACGCCGCCGTACTCGTCCAGTTCGACGTCGCGCTTACAGCGGGAACACTTGTAGCTCATTCTTCGTCGTCGGCCAGCGCCGCGCGGATCGAGCGCGTGACCGTCTTGCCGCCGGGGGTCTCCGGGCGGTACGTGCCGCCGGCGAACTTGTAGCCGCAGCGACCGCACTCCCAGATGCCGGTGCCCTGGCGCTCGACGCCGTCCTGCCCGCATTCGGGGCACTCGTGGTCGTCGTTCATGTCGTCCTCGATGTCCGCGACGCGGCGGCGAGCGACGCGGCCGTAGCGAGCGCCGAACCGGCCGGCGCTCCCCGTTCGTGCCTTGTCTTTGGCCATAGTACCGTTCACTCGTGCGAGCGCGTTCATAAACCCTGCGTGTTCGATCGAAATCCGGCGACCCGGGGCCGGGAGGACCCCGCCCCATCGCGCCCGCCCGACCACCCTCTCGTCGCTCTCACTCCCGCAGGCCGGCCTCGTCGAGGGCCTCGTTGAGGTCCGCCCGGACCCGTTCGCCCAGCTCGCGGTCGCCAGCGGTCGTGACCACCCGGTTCTCCTGGACGCTCGAGCCGTCGCGGATCAGCAGGCGGACGTTCCCGTTCGCGTCGGCCCGCGTGGCCTTCGCCCGGACGCCGCCCCGCGATCCCGACCCGCTCGCGTCGATGGGACCCGGGATGATCTTCTTGACGTGGGGGTGGCCCGCGACCGTCTCGATGGCCCGCTGGCCCGCCCGCTCACCGATCAGCGTGGTGTGGGAACCGCCGAGGATGTCGGCCGTCGAGGCCTCGACGACCTCCAGGGCTGGCCGGCCCTTCCGCTCGACGACGGCCGAGACCGGGTCCTCGTCGGGGACGCGGTAGAACTCGTAGTGGACCTCGCCGCGGACCGCCCGGAGCACGGTTCGATCGCCCGTCGCGTACACCTCTTCCGGGCGTTTGCGGCGGATCTCGTCTGCGATCAGGCCGGCGAAGTTGCGCAGCTCGATCACGTCCGTCTCGCCGTCTTCGGCCTCCGGCGTCGTCGTGATCGTCCGCTGGCCGACGACCTCGTCTTCGAGCAGCGTCGTCACCGTCGCCCGATCCCGGGCGAGCTCGAGGACCACGGTGTCGGCGTTGCCCGTCCGGCAGACCAGGCAGTAATCGCCCGGTCGCGCGAGGTCAGCGGCGCACTGCCGGCACTCCATGCGTGTCTCTGGGCGGCTCTCCCGGATAAGCCGGACGGTTCGGAACCCGCTCACCCCAGTTCGGCGGGATCGACCTTCAGGTACTCCCGGAGCAGGACCGTCGCGTAGCTCCCCTTCGGCAGCGAGAAGGCGAAGGTCAGCGGCTCGCGCTCGACCGTCAGGTCGGTTCGCACAAGCACCGCGCGCCGCGTCCCCGTCGAGTGGAACTCCCCGGGCAGGTCGAAGTCACCGGGTTCGATCCCGACCTCGTCGAGCACGTCGCGTTCGATCTCGCCGGGCTCGCCGTCCCCCAGTTCGGTCTCCGTGCCGACGAGCGGTGCGGTGACGAACGCCCGCCCGCGCTCGCAGTGGCGGGTCACCGTCTCCACCCTGTCGGCGTCGACACGCTGGAGCCGGTCGGTGTCGGGGACGGTGATCTCCGGCGGCGCGTCGCTGTCCGTGAAACAGACCACGTCGCCCGCGACGGGCCGATCGAAAGGAAGGCCGCGCTCCAGCCGCTCTGAGAGGATCCGATTGAAGACGTACGACTGGGCGGCGTTGACCAGCAACTGCTGGAGGTTGGTCGGCATGGTCTCCAGGGCCGCACGGAAGTCGTCTGGCTCGGACGCGTCGCGGTCGACCAGTTCGTGCAGCATCGCCCGTTCGTACCCGAGGTATCGGGGCATCTCGTCCAGGGCGTCCGCCCAGTCACCGCCGCGCTCGGCGACCTCGTCGACGCGTTCGCGCGCCGCCTGCGTCTCCTCGGGTTCGCGCTCGGAGGGGCCGCCCACGTAGGCGAGAACCGCGTCGCGCCAGTCCTCGCTGACGACGGCCAGACCGACCTCGTGGGTGACGGGACGCTGGCTGCCGAAGCGCTGCTGGCCGAAGTAGTTGGGGACCGCGACGGTGACGGGACCGTCTCCCGGCGCGCTATCGTCGCCAGCCGACCCGGCGAACGCAACGAGGTCGGCGGTGATCGCCGCGACGGCGTCGGGGCGGTCGGGGTCGCGGACGGTCACCTCGAAGGCGTTGCCCGCCAGGTCGCCGAAGTAGATACGGCGGCCGGTTCGACCCAGCACCTCGATGTCCGCGTCGCCGACCTCGACGGCCGCGACTTCGTCGGGATCGGCGTCGGCGACGGAGAACAACTGGGTCGTCACGGCCCGCTTGTCCTTCGTGCCCGCCCAGGAGATTCGTTCGCGGCTGGCGCCGAGGCCGTCCGACAGCGCGCTCGCGAAGTCGTTGGTGTCCCACCCCGAGAGGGTCGCGCGCAGGAGGACGTGGGGATACGCGCCGGGGTCGGCGTCGATCGGCTCGGGATCGAACGCTTCGATCTCGGTGACCCGGAAGTCCGCCGGCTCGGCGCGCAGACGGCCGCCGACGCCGTCCGCGTCGCTCACGTAGTAGTCCATCCCGACGGCGCGCTCGACCGGCTGGGCGTCCCGCATCAGCGTCCGGCCCCCTGCTCGGTTGTCATGGCGCGGGGTTCGTGCCGACCCGCCAAAAGCCTGGAGATCCGCGTCGGTGAATCGCGAGTCGCGGTGGACGCGCCGGTCAGGCCCGCTGTTCCCCGGTGTCGAGGTAGGTCATCGCCTCCTCGTCGGGGACCTGCGAGAAATCGCGGTAGTGACGGCCGACAGCTTGGAAGTTCCGCGGACGTTCGAGGCAGATCACCCGGTCAGCCTCCGCCGCGAGGGCGTCGACGGTATCCGGGGGGCCGACCGGGACCGCGAAGATCACCTCGGCCGCCCCGGCCTCGCGGACCTGTCGGAGGCAGGCCCGGGCCGTCGCGCCGGTCGCGACGCCGTCGTCGACCACCACGACCGTCTGTCCCGTGAGATCACCGAGCGTCTCGCCCTGACGGTACGCGATGGCCTTCTGGCGGGCGGCGACGGTCGTGTTCGCCCACGCATCGCGGATGTACGCTCCGCTCACCCCGAGACGGTCGATAGCGTCCTCGTTGTACCAGGTGCTCCCGTCGCTGGCGACGGCGCCGATCGCGAACTCCGCGTTGCCCGGGGCGCCGATTTTCTTGGCCACGACGACGTCGAGCGGGGCGTCGAGCGCGTCCGCGACCGCACGGCCAAGGGGCAGTCCCCCGCGCGGAATCGCCAGGACGAGGTCGGTGGCGACGCCCTCCGCGGCGAGTCGCTCCCCGAGGCGCTCGCCCGCCGCGGTTCTGTTCGCGAACATGGTCCGGACAGAGGACGGCCACGAGCAAAGCTCTCCGTGCCGACTCCAGTCGCTCGCGTGCCGGGACGTGGCCACCCGTCTGCGAGACGGCTGCCGATCAGAACAGGGACAGTTCGCCGGTCACGCGGTCGACGGCGTCCTCGTTCCCGGGGCCGACCGCCAGCGCCGTGACCGTACCGGGTTCCAGCTGAGTGTGCCCCGCGTCCCGGACGATGGCGTTGGGCAGCCCCTCGCGTTCGGCTTTGTCGGCCAGCTCGAACAGCTGCTGTTCGCTCTCTCCTTTCAGGACGACCTTCTTCTGGCCGCCGCCTTTCCACTCCTTGCGGGTCCGGTCCGGCGTGTCCTCGTACGCCGAGAGGGAGGCGTGGGCCACCTGCGCGGCGAGTTTTCCCTGTCCCATTCCGACGTCGGTGCGCGCGACGATCGCCTGTTTCATACGACCTCGAAGCGCGGGGTGGGCAATAGGTCTGACCGTCGGCGTCGCGGACCCAATAACTTTAGACGGCCGACTCCGCTGGTTGGGGTATGATCCTCTCGGACGCGGACATCCTCGCCCGGCTCGCCGAGGGCGACCTCGTGATCGAGCCGCTCGAAGACGTGGATCTCCAGGTCCAGCCCGCGAGCGTCGACCTGCGGCTGGGTCGGGAGTTCCTGGAGTTCCAGCACGCGAACATCCCCTGCATCCACCCCAACAGCGAGCAGGAGGTCGCCGAGTACGTCGACGAGACCCACGTCGACGAGGGCCAGGAGTTCATCCTCCACCCCGGTGACTTCGTGCTCGGGACGACCATCGAGCGCGTCGAGATCCCGGCGGACCTGATCGCCCACGTCGAAGGTCGCTCGTCGCTCGGCCGCCTCGCGATCGTCGTCCACGCGACCGCCGGGCTCTGTGACCCGGGATACGAGGGCCAGATCACGCTCGAGCTCTCGAACCTCGGGACGGCCCCGGTCGCGCTGACCCCCGGCATGCGCATCTCGCAGTTGACCTTCACGGAGCTGAAGACACCGGCCGACCGGCCATACGGGGAAGAGCGCGGCTCGAAGTATCAGGGGCAGTCGGGGCCGCAGGCGTCGAAGATTCAGGGGGATCACGAGTTCGGAGGCGACCAGGTCTAACGCGACGGATAGTGGTCCGTCGCGGGAGACCCCGTCGGCGAGAACGAGCAGAGTTCGGAGGCGACCAGGTCTAACGCGACGGATAGTGGTCCGTCGCGGGAGACCCCGTCGGCGAGAACGAGCAGAGTCCGGAGGCGAACAGGTCTGAGCGCCGAAAACAGAACCTCCCGAGTTAGAACTGCCGTCGCGCAAGTGCCAGCCCCGCGACGGCGATCGCGAAGAGCGCGGCGATCGGCGAGAAGCCGGGGCCGTCGCCGGCCGTGCTCGCGGGCTGCTCACCGTCGGTCGCGACGGTCTCCTCGTCGTTTTCGCTGGTGGGAGTTGTCTCTGTCTCGGTCGGGGTGGCCGACGTCGAATCGGTCGCCGTCGTCGAGTCGTGTGCGTCGACCGGGACGGACACGCCGACCGTGCCAGCGGCGGTCCCGTCGACCGCGAGCGCATAGGTCCCCGTTCGCTCGAACTCGACGGGGAGCGTGATCGTTCGGGACTCGCCGCCGGGGACGCGCACGGTCTCGTTCGCCAGTTCGGTTCCGTTGGCGGTGACCGCGACCGTTCGCGACCCGGTCACGGGGCCGTCGTTCGCGACCGTGACGGACACGCCGACCGGGTCGGCCCGCGCGGCGGTCGAGCGGTTCACGGTTGCGTTCGTCACCGAGAGGTTCGCGGCCGCGTCCGTCGCGACGGCGAAGACCGAGAGCCCGGGCGCGGTCGCCTCGAAGCGGTGCATCCCGCTCGCGGTGCCCACGTGACTGGTCGGCCGTTCCGACCACGTCCCGCCGGTCTGACGAAGCAGCGTGACCGATTCGGGATCGGTGCCCCGATCTGCGAGCGTCTCGGCGTCGACGCCGAACCGGAAGGTCGCATCGGAGACGTCCGCGTCGGAGACGGTGTGCGAGACCGTGAGGAAGCCGACCGGCGCGTCGAGTGCCGGGGCACCGTCGGGCGCGGCCGCCGTCGCGGCCACTTCGAGTTCGTAGTCCGTGGCCGCCGCGGTCAGCGCCAGTTCGTTCAGACGGAACCGCTCGCCCGAGTCGGCGACGGCGAACGAGACCTCGACGGTCTGGCCGGGGTTGGCGCGCGAGACGGTGGCCCGCTGGCTGCTGGGGCTCGTCGGGAGGACGGAGACGTCCGCCGACGGCGGGGCGGGCGCGGTGTCGCCGCCCGACCCGCCGGAACTTCCGCCGCCGGAGCCGCCACCGCCACCACCGGATCCGCCGCCACCGCTACGGGTCTCGACCTGATCGATGGTGACCGTCGCCGACTCGCCAGTTGTGCCGTCCGTTCCGGTGTCGTCGGTCGCCGTCGTCACCGTCGCGCGGACCTGGCCGTCGGCCCCGACTCTCCGCACCGCGCGGTACGTGTAGGGTCCCGACCCGGACCGGTCGAAGGACTCGATGGTCAGCGCCGTCGAGATCGCGCCGTCGAGATCGACCCCGAGCGCATCGAGCGATTCGGTGGACTCGACGGTGACCGAGACGCGCTGGTTCGACAGCGCTGACAGCGAGAACGACGTGATGGACGGCGGGGTGTCCACGGCGACGGCGTCCGTCGTCGCCCGACCCTCGTTGCCCGCGTCGTCCGTTGCGATTACGGGGATCGCGTGGTTGCCGTCCGCCGCCCGGCTCTGCGCGCCGACGGTCACGGTCGCGTTCGCCGTGCCGTCGCCGTCGGCGTCGGTGAGCGTGACGGTCCCGGCCCCGAGAGCGGACGCGTCGGCGCGAACGGTCGCGACGCCGCTCAGGGCGTCCGTCGCGGTGGCGGTGATCGCCAGCCGGTCGCCGTTTCCGAGCGTGCCGTTCACGTCGAGGGATCGGGCCGCTACGGAGAGCGAGGGCGGCGCGGTGTCGAGCGTGACCGTCGGAGTCGTGTCCTCGGCTTCGTTACCGGCCGCGTCGGTCGCCGTGATCTGCACCGCGTGCGGGCCGTCGGCGGCCGCGTCGCGCTCGTCGACGGTCAGGGTCGCCCCGTAGGTGCCGTCGCCGTCGGGATCGGTCAGGGTGACCGTCCCACCGCCGAACGCCGAGGCGTTCGCACGCACCGCGGCCACGCCTGACGTCGCGTCGGTCACGTTCACCGCGACGGTGAGCGGGTCGCCGTCTCCGACCGGCCCGCCGTCGAGTCGCAGATCGCCCAGCACGGGGGCGGTCGTATCCACGACGATCCGTCCCGACTGCGCGCTCGCGCCGTCGTTACCCGATTCGTCGACCGCGGCGTCGAGCGTCGCCGTGTACGTCCCGTCGGCCTCGGCGTCCCAGGTGGCCGCGTAGCGCCCGTCGGTGGCCGAGAAGTCGTCCGCGGTCAGCGTCGTCTTCGCAGGGCCATCGACGGTCGCCGTGATCGAGGAAAGGGGCTCCGACGTGTCGAAGCCGACCGCGACGCGCTGTCCGGTCGGGTTCTCCACCGTGAAGTTCGAGATCCTCGGCGCCGTGTCCAGCGCGACCGTGGGCGTCTCCGCCGTCCCCCGGTTTCCGGCCGCGTCGGTCGCCGCGATCTCGACGCCGTAGTCGCCGTCAGTCGTTGCGTTGGGGCCGTCGACGGCGACAGTGGCGTCGTAGGTCCCGTCCGCGTCGCCGTCGGTCAACGTCACCGTCCCCGCGCCGAACGCCGTGGCGTTCGCCGTGACGGTCCCGACGCCCGCGATGGCGTCCGAGACGGTCGCACCGATCGCGAGGGCGTCGCCGTCGCCCACGGTCCCGTCGTCGTCCGCGGCGTCCGCGAGAGTCGGGGCCGACAGCTCGGGCGGGGTTGTGTCGACGACGACTGTCTCCGACTCGCCGCTGGCTCCGTCCTTGCCCGCGTCGTCGACCGCCGCGTCGAGCGTCCCGGTGTACTCCCCGTCACTGCCGGGAGTCCAGGTCACTACGTAGCGCCCGTCCGTGGCAGTGAAGTTCGCCTCGGTCAGCGTCGTCGATTCCGGTCCGTCGACGCTCGCGGTGATCGAGGCGAGCGACTCGGAGGCGTCCAGGCCGAGTTCGAGGACCCGGCCGTCGGGATTGGTCACCGAGACGTTCGTGATCCGGGGCGGCGTGTCGAGGGAGAGCGTTCCAGTCGTCGTGATCCGGTCGTTCCCGGCGGCATCGGTGGCCCTGACGGGCACGTCGTAGTCACCGTCGGTCCGTGCCCCGTCGCCGACGACGGCGACTGTCGCGTCGTAGGTCCCGTCGCCGTTCCCGTCCGTGAGGGCGACGGTTCCGGCCCCGAACGCCGACGCGTTCGCCGTCACTGTCGCGAGCCCCGAGTGTTCGTCCGCCACCGTGGCTCCGATCGCGACTGCGTCGCCGTCGCCGACGATGCCGTCCCCGTCGGTCGCGTCCGTCGCGGTGACGCCTGCGGAGGTCGGTGCCGCGGCGTCAACCTGCACCTCGCCGGTCTCGTTCGCGTCGGTGTTGCCTGCCCGGTCGGTCGCAGTGACCGTCAGTGCGGTCGAACCGGTGGTCGCGCTCTCGCCGACCGCGATGGTGGCGTCGTACGTTCCGTTCCCGTCGTCGTCCGTGAGGGAGACGGTGCCGGCACCGAGTGCGGCAGCGTCCACGTCGACGGACTCGACACCGATGTCGTCCGTGACCGGGGCCGCGACCTCGAGTTCGTCGCCGACGCCGAGCCAGCCGTCGGAGGGGGCCGTGACGGTCGCGTTCCCAATTTCGGGGGCGGTGCCCTCGACGGCACCGACCGCGCCAGTGGCGTTCACCAGCCCCCAGCCGGTCGCGACGGACGGTTCGGTCCCGCTGATGGCCGTCGACGTTCCCAGCATGGCGGATTCGACCGCCGCGGGCGTCAGGCTGGCGTTGGCCCCGAGCGCCAGCGCGGCGACGCCGGCGGCGTGCGGTGCGGCGGCGGAGGTGCCGTAGAAACAGCAGCCGGCGTCGGTCGAGACGCCGTCGGGCGCGACCACCTCGGGCTTCAGGCGGCCGTCCACCGTCGGCCCCTGCGAGGAGTACCCCGCGAGGGAGAGGGAGTCGTCGTGGACCGCGCCGACCGAGAGCACGTCCGGGCTGGCCGCCGGGATGAGCAGGCTCTGGCGGGCTTCACTCGGGTCGAATCGCGCGCCGCCGAAGGTGAAGACGTTGAACTCAGCATCGGTCTCGCCCGACTGGTGGACGATCCGGAGTCGCGGATTCGAATCGCTCGCGCTCACGGTGACCCGCTCCCAGGGACCGAACGTCGAGCCGTCCTGGGTGTTCGTCGACCGGTCGAGGACGGTGCCGCCCTCGTCGACGAGTTCCACGTCGTAGTCCTGGTCGCGCGCGTCCCAGTCGGTCCAGCTGACGAAGACCGTCGCCGACCCACTGCCCGGCGGCTGGACTCCCACGGACTCTCCCCCGTCGACGTCGAGGACGCCGTCGCCGTCCGCGTCGCGCCAGGAGCCGTTCCAGTGGCGGCCGTTGGCGTAGTTGCCCGACGAGGTGACCCAGACGCCGCCGTCGGCGACGAACTCGCCGATCTTCCGGTCGATGTCGTCGGTCCCGTCGAGCGGGCCGGCCGTGTTGGCCCACGCCAGCGACATCGACACCACGTTCGCGTCGGTCGACGACCCCAGCCAGTCGACGGCGCGTTTCAGGTCCGTCCCTGTCCGAATGCGGACCAGCACCACGTCCGCACCCGGGGCCGTGCGAGCGGCCAGTTCGGCCGTCTTCGTCCCGTGCGAGCCCGCGCCGCCCTCGATTCCGTCGCCCGAGAAGTCCCGGGTCTCGACGACCTGGTCGCCGAATTCGGGGTTGTCGAGGTCGTAGCCGCCGGTGTCGACGATCGCGACGGTGGCGTTCGTCCCGTCGTAGCCCGCCTCGTGGACCGAGACGGCGTTCATCGACGACAGCCCCGCCACGCTCGTCGGCTCGACCGGCGTCGGCGGCCGGATCACCCGGACCGACGCGTCGTCCGCGACCTGTTCCAGTGCCGCCACCGGGAGTCTGACCTGGAGTTCGTTCTCGTACCCGGAGTCGAGGCGGCCACCGGCCGTCCTGACGGCAGCGGCCGCACCCTCGGCACCGCCGTCTTGGGCGACGACCGTCGCCTCGACGACCGTCTCGTCGCCCGATTCGCGAGCGACGGGACCGGTCGCGGTCGCCGGTGAGCCGCCGCGATCGGAGAGCAGATCGCCGTTGATCCGGGGGTGGGCGGACGAGTTCGAATCGGTCGCGGCCGTCCCGTTCTCGTCTTCCAGTTGCGTCTCGTTCCCGTCACCGGACGCAGCGTCGCCGCCGTCGAGCACTGAGACGCTGGCGACCGGCGCGGCTCCCGCCGCGCCCGCGAGGAGTCCGGCGAACAGTACGACGCCGACGACGACCGACCACCGATGAGTTGCGACCATCTCTGCGAATCCGTGTCCGGTGTTCACCACCACCCCTCATTATTGTTTGTACTTTGACTATTTTGTAGATATATAATATTTTTTGGTATTCAGTTACTTACCAGTCGGTATCAGTCTGGTCTGAATGAGTCTCTCTCAGCTTCGTACCGGTATACTGTCTTCAATTCCGATAGTAGTAGTATTCTGATAGCATCGCGAATTCGTGGGTCGGTGGCGTCCGCGCCGTGCGGCAGGGTTTTTATGCCGGCGCGGGACTGAGTTGCGACAACGAATGAGATTCATCGAGGAGGTGGTGGTCGAAGAGTTCCTGCCGACGTTCCGGTCGATGCTGGCCGAGGCGCTGCGGGAGCGCGGGCTGACCCAGAGCGAGGTAGCCGAACTCCTCGGGATCAGCCAGAGCGCGGTCTCGAAGTACGTCCACGGCGAGGTCGCGCGAAACGAGCGGCTGCTGACCGACGAGCGACTGGTGGACCTCGTCGAGCGGCTGGGCCACGGGCTGACCGAGGGCGAGATGAGCCCCGTCCAGGCGCTGGTCGAGACGGAGGTGGTCATCCGCCAGCTCGAACAGGGGGACGTGCTGGCCCAGCTCCACCAGGAAGCGGTGCCGGAACTCGCGTCCTACGGCGGCGCCTTCGAGGTCCACGACCCCGACAGCGACGTCCGGGTGGCCGAGCAGGCGCTGGCCTCGGTCCGGCGTGGGCTCACCGTGGTCGAGAACACCGCCGACTTCGCCCGGTACATCCCCGCGGTCGGGACGAACCTCGTCGAAGCGCTGCCTGACGCCGGCGGCATCGAGGACGTGGTCGCGGTCCCCGGCCGGATCATCGAGCTGAAGGGCCGGCCGGAGGTCCCCGCCGAACCCGAGTTCGGCGTCAGCGAGTACGTCGCGAGCGTGCTGCTGACCGCCCGCGAACACGGCAGCGACGCGCGCGCGGCCGTCAACGTCCGATACGACCCCACGCTGCTCGACGCACTCGAAGCCGCCGGGCACAGTGCGATCGAGTTCGACGCCGAGAAAGGGATCGAATCGGCCATTCCCGCCGCGCTCGAACGCGAGCCCGACGCCGACGTGCTCTACCAGACCGGCGGATTCGGGATCGAGCCCGTCATCTACGTCCTCGGCCCGGACGCGCCGACGGTCGCCGAGCGGCTGCGGGACGCCCTCTGATGGCCGACGCCGACCGGGTCCGGGACTTCTACGGCCGATGGGCGCACCTGTACGACCGGCTGGCGACCGCTCCCGGTGTCCGCTCCTGGCGGCGTCGGGCCGCCGCGGCCCTCGACCTCGAACCGGGCGACACCGTCGTGGAGATGGGCTGTGGCACCGGCGCGAACTTCCCCTCGCTGTGCGAGCGGGTCGGCCCCGAGGGACGCGTCGTCGGCGTCGACCTGACGCCGGCGGTGCTCGAGCGGGCACGGGCGCGCAGCGCCGACCGCGGCTGGGCGAACGTCCACTGCTGTCTCGGGGACGCCACGCGGCCCCCCGTCTCCGGCCCCGTCGACGCCGTCCTCGGCACGTTCGTCCTCGGGATGTTCCCGGACCCGGCGGCGGCAATCGCGGAGTGGTGCGAGCTGTGTCGACCGGGCGGCCGCGTCGCCGTCTGCAACTTCCAGCGGAGCCCGCATCCACTCGCCTGGCCGCTGAACCGCGCGTTCGGGGCGTTCGTCTGGGCGTCGTCGCCCGGGTGGGAGCGTCCCGACGGCCCGGTGACGACGGCGTTCGAAGACCGGGTGGCCGCCGGCCGGACGGCGCTCGCCGCCCGCACCGAGGATCGCCGGTTCGAGCGCTTCGCGGGCGGCTATCTCGGCCTGCTCACTGGCCGAGTACCTGCCGAATAGGAACGCTTTTTTCCGTGGTTTCGGTTCGTGTGTATATGTCGCTCGCCCACCGACTCGCGCCGCTCGCGGTCGCCCTCCTCCTCGTCCTCGCGGGGTGTGGGGCCGGCCCGAGCGACGGGACGGCGACGGAACCGACGGACGCTGAATCGCCGGCGGCCGCCGACACGCCAGCCGCGACCGACGACCCGAACCAGACGGCCACTCCGACGGGCACCGACACGCCCGCCGAACCCGCGAACCGGAGCGACGACGGTGGGGGCAACGAGACGGCCGCGTACAGCGTACAGGTCCAGAACGGGACGCTGCCGTTCGACGCGAACCGGACGTTAGTGCGAACGCAGTCGCTGCTAGGGACCGACGTGGAGCCCCGTCCCGTGCGGATCCAGAACCTGAGCGAGTGGCGCCGGACGCTTCCCCGCATCGGGGCGAGTCCGCTCAACGCCGCGCTGGGCTTCGAGAACGTCTCCGTGAACTGGAGCCAGCCCACCGGCGCGACGAGAGGGACGGGCTACGTC
Above is a genomic segment from Halorientalis sp. LT38 containing:
- a CDS encoding KEOPS complex subunit Pcc1, with protein sequence MARAHDAVLEFSFEDESRARIVEASVRPEVGAIAGDRTEAALDRDGSTVTVTVGADDLVALRAGINTWATLVGVGEAADAAAMSSA
- a CDS encoding DNA-directed RNA polymerase subunit P produces the protein MSYKCSRCKRDVELDEYGGVRCPYCGHRVLLKERSRDVKEVDVN
- a CDS encoding 50S ribosomal protein L37ae; translation: MAKDKARTGSAGRFGARYGRVARRRVADIEDDMNDDHECPECGQDGVERQGTGIWECGRCGYKFAGGTYRPETPGGKTVTRSIRAALADDEE
- a CDS encoding DUF2103 domain-containing protein, producing the protein MECRQCAADLARPGDYCLVCRTGNADTVVLELARDRATVTTLLEDEVVGQRTITTTPEAEDGETDVIELRNFAGLIADEIRRKRPEEVYATGDRTVLRAVRGEVHYEFYRVPDEDPVSAVVERKGRPALEVVEASTADILGGSHTTLIGERAGQRAIETVAGHPHVKKIIPGPIDASGSGSRGGVRAKATRADANGNVRLLIRDGSSVQENRVVTTAGDRELGERVRADLNEALDEAGLRE
- the truD gene encoding tRNA pseudouridine(13) synthase TruD translates to MRDAQPVERAVGMDYYVSDADGVGGRLRAEPADFRVTEIEAFDPEPIDADPGAYPHVLLRATLSGWDTNDFASALSDGLGASRERISWAGTKDKRAVTTQLFSVADADPDEVAAVEVGDADIEVLGRTGRRIYFGDLAGNAFEVTVRDPDRPDAVAAITADLVAFAGSAGDDSAPGDGPVTVAVPNYFGQQRFGSQRPVTHEVGLAVVSEDWRDAVLAYVGGPSEREPEETQAARERVDEVAERGGDWADALDEMPRYLGYERAMLHELVDRDASEPDDFRAALETMPTNLQQLLVNAAQSYVFNRILSERLERGLPFDRPVAGDVVCFTDSDAPPEITVPDTDRLQRVDADRVETVTRHCERGRAFVTAPLVGTETELGDGEPGEIERDVLDEVGIEPGDFDLPGEFHSTGTRRAVLVRTDLTVEREPLTFAFSLPKGSYATVLLREYLKVDPAELG
- a CDS encoding phosphoribosyltransferase — translated: MFANRTAAGERLGERLAAEGVATDLVLAIPRGGLPLGRAVADALDAPLDVVVAKKIGAPGNAEFAIGAVASDGSTWYNEDAIDRLGVSGAYIRDAWANTTVAARQKAIAYRQGETLGDLTGQTVVVVDDGVATGATARACLRQVREAGAAEVIFAVPVGPPDTVDALAAEADRVICLERPRNFQAVGRHYRDFSQVPDEEAMTYLDTGEQRA
- the pth2 gene encoding peptidyl-tRNA hydrolase Pth2, whose amino-acid sequence is MKQAIVARTDVGMGQGKLAAQVAHASLSAYEDTPDRTRKEWKGGGQKKVVLKGESEQQLFELADKAEREGLPNAIVRDAGHTQLEPGTVTALAVGPGNEDAVDRVTGELSLF
- the dcd gene encoding dCTP deaminase, with the protein product MILSDADILARLAEGDLVIEPLEDVDLQVQPASVDLRLGREFLEFQHANIPCIHPNSEQEVAEYVDETHVDEGQEFILHPGDFVLGTTIERVEIPADLIAHVEGRSSLGRLAIVVHATAGLCDPGYEGQITLELSNLGTAPVALTPGMRISQLTFTELKTPADRPYGEERGSKYQGQSGPQASKIQGDHEFGGDQV